Part of the Uloborus diversus isolate 005 chromosome 2, Udiv.v.3.1, whole genome shotgun sequence genome, GAGATGAGGAGATACGTTTGTTGTCCTtcctgtttatttttatttttttttaataaggtacttttaatagaatttattagAGAATGCTACTAACCTTTTTCTACCCCCTTTCATCTTTGAAATTCTTGAGattgttttaaacttcaaatgAATATAATCTTAcacttattgttatttatttatcctgagtttcaaatgtttttcaatgatAGAATGATTTTTTTAGCATAAGTTTTCTTTGTCAATACTGCGCAAAGTGGAAtagtacattttatttatttattaaatcatatacatatttattcaataattaattgattaacatattcattcatttatacCTGAGCACTTATTTTATAGTTCATTTTCTTaccaattcatttgtttttttaatcagtaatcaatttatttattcattcctttattttttcatttatctatttatttttaaaaaaatatttttagtaattaaatagaaaatatttctctttAGAATCATTAATGTTGCcgcttttaatttttcacttgaaagtacaaatttacaaccaagaattaaaaatattctcattttgtagtaaaatatatgttctctctttatgtactgtaattttgaatataaatatccaatttttcactttttaaaatgtaattaatcttaattatttcacttaaCTCTAAATTCACTTACTCTTTTCATTTGtaagtaatatttaatttgtctttttttaatgtcctTCAAACATCCCTATTTCAGTTTGACTTGGAGTCATCTCTTTCTAAGAATATTGTGCTGTAGTgcacatttttaaattagaattgttttgaaagattttttataaagaaatttaaatgttgTGATTAAAATTCTTTACGAAACTAAAATATGAGAAAGTAGTTTGGCATTCACAGTTGGAACCTGTTCAAGCTAATAAAAAAGCACAAGCTGTACCAAAACATATTCAATCATACCTTACTCAAAcgtttcatgcaaatttaaaatttgactcaAGCGCTGGCTACTGAAGTCAAAAATTAGAACTTGATGATTATTTTAAGCTGACTGCACACTCTTTTCCATTCTTTCCTTGCGGTTTTCCAGGAAACAATTTATTGTGAAGTTATCTAAGTAtaaattttcacaataatagttTCTTGATGGaaagtgtttgaaaaatgtttttttaaactgttgttgTAATTCTTCagtgtgaaatttatttttggccTGAGATCTAATAAacatacttttgaaaaatgtcaCATTTAGGTATCTTTTTATTTGACTCTCATGATAATCTTTTAATTTCAGTACTTTAATCCGTCATCGTAGTGATATAGCCGATTCTAAAAAGAGTCGACAAATCCTACTGCCTGGTACTTCTcccaaaaagaagaagaaggtgcatatttttttctgaaagctttttaacattattatttaaataattagtaccagaaaaaattaaatcaaacccATGTACTTAGGTTAAATCAAAGCAAGCCTCAAGTCAAAAGAAACCAGTTCGACATTCGCCTCGACTATCATCGAAGAAACTAAAGCACCTCAGGGCTGAAAAGGAAAGAACAGCTAGAGCTTGTAGAAATTTATTTCCTGCAGGAAAGGTGTTGCAGACACCAAAGAAAAGCAAACCCTCTTCAAATCAGGATGTGAAACTGCGGGGCTCACCTCGAAGTATTTgaaggattttttattttatttttcattctttgaaagttttacttaaaaatatggTTGTATAAAAGAAATTGTGCATAAATAACTCTTTATTGTAATCAAAAATTGGTGACAAGGAATTTCCAAAGTATGGGCCTACCAGAATAAATTAAAGTGCAGTAACTATAAAAGTACTATTAATGAACcctaaaaacttttcttttattatattttgctccCTATGTACAGATAACATATTCACATTAGGGACAACACTTCCAATAATTTGCTTTGATTTGTAGACTATTATGGATTTACAGCATATCCAGCATTTCAGTGGCATTACCTAGGAGAGAGATTTGGtaatgtatcccccccccccccccccttccacccaaacaaaacttcttctttttttaccaCGGAAAAGGACCAAAACTAACCATTCCCCTCTCCCTTGAATTTGAACGATatctcccttctttttttttctctttttggctATCTACTGCTGTATTCAAAATGTATCcataactaaataaatgaaatttaggTTAAGAaattcataacatttttaaattcaaaactcaATTCTGTAATTCTTATTCTCTTTTGAAGCAATTGTGACTTAATACTTAAATTTCATCTTTAAGACTTTGTATCATCAAGTTATTTTGTATGTTATAAATGAATCTTATTGACTCCCTTTGAATATTTCCTGTCAATTTATCTAAACATTTAAGCAATTGTTGAGTTAGTAAGAAGAGTCATGCCTGACAGAAACAAGCAGTAAATTAGGGAATAGAAAAATAGCTGTCAAAAGTCTgggaaataaagtaaaaatatttttgaaaaactaaataaatgtatTCCTATTACTCTATTTTCAAACCAGTAAACAAAACCGTCTTATATAAACTGTTGAATAatataaatttattcaaactttccaacttttttttagtttagttttagtattttgatttttttttcctattaaaaattTTAGGTTGCTAAACACTAAAGAAAGCTACTTCTGTTCATGTTAAGAAATGtttgagttaaaatttatttgcttgtATAGTTTTAAAAAGCCATAACTGGAATGAATTTCACTATTCTTGCTTGTccatttatgttttaatattttcattctgcttttaaaaattattttcttaattatacTTCACAGCTAATCAACAAGGGAAAAGCTTCATTGCTGAAACACCAGCTCATAAACGACGTAGGTCTCTCAAATCTTCCAGTTCAGATCTTCAGTCTCCCAGATCTTCTAAAAGCCAAATAAaatcatcattgaaaaaaaaaatatcacaaggtactttctgtaaaaaaattatttctgtaacaTTTCTTGCCTGAATTAACTTGCTtcataatattataaaaatatgatATGTGACTGATTTGAACTGACTACTTACTGTGTGAAACAGCACAGATGtgaatttaagaattgaaaatagtaagaacatttatgaattttataattacagagcttctttttatttttcagggGACAACTCTGTGGCGGAGGATTCTGCAATTGACTTGGTATCAAAAACGTCTCTTGTTGAAATAATTTCGCCAGATCCAAAAGCTTTTAAGCTAGAAGAAATCCCTGCGAGTActtcaaataaaagtattttgctATATTGtttattcattgttattattagtataatCATTAGACAGTTATATACTTGACAAAACTGGTTGATTTTAGGAAATAATGTTACATAGAAAATTAGGCTCGCGAAAGCCTGCTGTGATGCAAAATGCACAAGAACACATATTAACTTTATTTAATAACAAgtcataaaactttaaatataaaaagatctttttaaactaatttttcaattttgaggggtttccccccccccccccatattatgTACTGTTTGATTTTACAGGGAAAGGTTTATATAAATGAGATATGTAGAGGTATGTTATCAGATGgcactttttttcattgtaaGATTTGTCTGTTCTCTTGAATTCTTGTTTTGCTGAACTATACCTGAAACAGAAAATAGACCATTTTATATTTCACCTTTATTTCTCAATTTTACGGTGATGCAGAGATAAGCCTTAATTTTCTGAATTGTATCTGGACTATTATAAAACATTATCATAATTTatctgttccttttttttttaaattaacagttaacttagggaaaaaaatcaacaatatttttgCCTCTTGTAATGCCTTTATTTTGTGACCATGGATTCTGAAAAAATGGTGGTAGttagaaagattttaaaaataattcttaaatgaaattttaaattcagctATCCTTGCTTTATTTTGTTGGTAATTGGCGGAATTGCGTGAATTTTCATCTCCAGATTCCAGAAACtccactttcaaaaatttttttttttttttttaagttttaagaaaaaaaaaatgcagaaatttaaaaaataacccaCGTTTCTAAAAatgataagtttttatttttactcagcATGTTTTAGATTCTCTGCTGTTTCTGAAATGTGAAGTAATATAGAAAACCAATAGCAGAGAGTTTGCTGCTCCATTTCaggaatgctgctgtaaaataaaataagcctACTTTTCCACATGTatgaaaaataatgcatattttgttttcagattCTGTTTTCAGTGCGCAATCTTTGCATCCTgcacaaaaatagatttttttttgtttcaacaattttttaagtttttttacgaagtaaataaattaaatttctttttatttccattAAAAGTTTTAGGTTAAAAACATAGATGCACTATATGACCCATAAAAAGCTAGTAAATCAATAAAACAAccagtaataaaaataaaccaagatAAAGCAGTTCCCAATTAGTAATCTGGTGATAAAAAGCTGATAATCGTGAAAACATATTTATCATGTATGTTTTTCtagcattgaaaattattttaaaaaacaaacttttctgcCAATTAGCAGCATTCTGcagttttaaatctttaaattcgGGGAGTAACACAAGAAAACTTTCAGCTGTTTTTGCTTCTGAGCAATTACAGAAATGCTATAAGGATGTAACTacatgatgatgatgatgtttTAACCGATAAATTATCTGTATGTATGTAATTCAAATGTGTATgtaatcaaaatttataaaaatgcaacatttattttaacattgCTTTTAACTTAATAGCAATGTGCTTAATTaagcattttttccccttcaggTTCAAACAGTCTCGAATTATTACAAACTCTACACAGAAGAAAATCTGTTCCCACCAAATATGGAATGGTGCCATCCAAAGTTCTTGACTCGGGGGATCAGAGCTTTGTTCATTACACTCCTGAAAGCAAAAGAAGACTTTCTCTAAAACTCTTTTCCAAGGTTCTTACTAGTCCAACTGCACGAATGGGCTTGAAAAGGTGTAGCAAGAGATTATTTGATCAAATGTCACCTCAAAAAGAAAGAGAGGCTAAAAAACTTAAACAGTGTGATCAAGGCCACAGTTCAACAcataaatcttaattatattaaaattaaagagaATTTCTTGTTAACCTAAAAGTGTGCTATTGTATGTGCAAGAAATGTTGTTCTGCGCAcaaatgtat contains:
- the LOC129216839 gene encoding uncharacterized protein LOC129216839 — encoded protein: MYNTALLSDVSIIQLAKRIIKSASYFFQEKSIISYEEDMLNFMKANFFTTIQKITEKYNVEQMEDSTAKIKECQMQILLALEMEMLIPTVDGSDCASTVTSFLRVISFYIGASELNIFLFETIKENYMHNLPHVLVLIGDQLDIPIIREDDSDESASSEVIIDSELFGSVASTTASVNSMSSTSSRKGISTLIRHRSDIADSKKSRQILLPGTSPKKKKKVKSKQASSQKKPVRHSPRLSSKKLKHLRAEKERTARACRNLFPAGKVLQTPKKSKPSSNQDVKLRGSPRTNQQGKSFIAETPAHKRRRSLKSSSSDLQSPRSSKSQIKSSLKKKISQGDNSVAEDSAIDLVSKTSLVEIISPDPKAFKLEEIPASTSNKSSNSLELLQTLHRRKSVPTKYGMVPSKVLDSGDQSFVHYTPESKRRLSLKLFSKVLTSPTARMGLKRCSKRLFDQMSPQKEREAKKLKQCDQGHSSTHKS